One genomic window of Caminibacter pacificus includes the following:
- a CDS encoding ammonium transporter, with protein MDLAWALDTFFALFAFTLIILMVPGFAMLEAGLVRTKNVTAVLTVNTMIYLVASLVFFLWGYVLAFGGWDGSSMSMYAAFLFQLAFVGKTVNIMSGGVSERTRIIPLAIFTIFMAGLIYPLVVNWTWGANMLKGTFLDISAMHDLAGSTVIHSTGAWALLAAILIIGPRKGRYTKDGKVRVIPASNIPLVVLGAFLLWIGWFGFNGGSVGSISSKEAANTVALVVMNTNNAGLIGGLAVMVLSYLTYKKFDITMILNGALGGLVAITAGADVVSPYAALLIGLIGGILVFYAVPFFDKLRLDDPVGALSVHLVNGIWGTIATGIWGKGVSLAAQIKGVVVVGIFAFVASYIIIWAINKIVPFRANEEDEIEGLDVSECGIESYPEFKRAI; from the coding sequence ATGGATTTAGCATGGGCTCTTGATACCTTTTTTGCGTTATTTGCCTTTACGCTAATTATCCTTATGGTTCCCGGCTTTGCAATGCTTGAAGCCGGACTTGTAAGAACGAAAAACGTAACTGCGGTACTTACAGTAAATACGATGATTTATCTTGTAGCGAGTCTCGTATTTTTCTTATGGGGATATGTATTGGCATTCGGCGGATGGGACGGAAGCAGTATGAGTATGTATGCGGCATTTCTTTTCCAACTTGCATTCGTCGGTAAAACAGTGAATATTATGAGCGGAGGTGTGAGCGAAAGAACAAGAATTATTCCTCTTGCGATTTTTACTATTTTTATGGCGGGGCTTATTTATCCTCTTGTAGTGAATTGGACTTGGGGTGCAAATATGCTAAAAGGTACGTTCCTTGATATTTCGGCAATGCACGACCTTGCCGGTTCTACAGTCATCCACTCGACAGGTGCTTGGGCACTACTTGCGGCTATCTTAATTATCGGACCGAGAAAAGGAAGATACACAAAAGACGGAAAAGTTAGAGTAATTCCGGCAAGTAATATTCCTCTTGTAGTTTTAGGAGCGTTTTTACTCTGGATCGGTTGGTTCGGATTCAACGGCGGAAGTGTAGGAAGTATTTCGAGCAAAGAAGCGGCAAATACGGTAGCTCTTGTTGTTATGAATACAAACAACGCAGGATTAATAGGCGGACTTGCAGTAATGGTGCTAAGCTACTTAACATACAAAAAATTCGATATTACTATGATTTTAAACGGAGCGTTGGGTGGTCTTGTAGCAATTACGGCTGGAGCCGATGTTGTTAGCCCGTATGCAGCTTTACTAATAGGTCTTATCGGTGGTATTTTGGTATTTTATGCGGTACCATTCTTTGATAAATTAAGACTTGACGACCCTGTCGGTGCTCTATCAGTTCACCTTGTAAACGGAATTTGGGGAACTATCGCTACCGGAATTTGGGGTAAAGGCGTTAGTCTTGCAGCTCAAATCAAAGGTGTTGTAGTTGTAGGAATTTTTGCGTTTGTGGCGTCTTATATTATCATTTGGGCAATTAATAAAATCGTTCCGTTTAGAGCGAATGAAGAAGATGAAATCGAAGGGCTCGACGTTAGCGAATGCGGGATTGAAAGCTATCCTGAATTCAAAAGAGCTATCTGA